The following proteins are encoded in a genomic region of Paenibacillus sp. FSL R7-0273:
- a CDS encoding MDR family MFS transporter: protein MVALISDDLEKTKDIQGVKIGPLLAVLLSGAFVAILSETILNVAINAIMTNFEINSSVAQWLVTGYMLVIGIVVPISAYFMRRFSTRQLFITAMSLFTLGTLIAGFSPTFSILLIGRLTQAVGTAIMLPVLTNTILAVIPIQRRGAAMGMVGLVIMFAPAIGPTLSGLIIESLSWRWLFYLTFPIAAVSLLIGMKVLVNVTETSKPKLDILSFILSTLGFGGIVYGFSAAGKGDANFTDPFVLTSLLVGLTSLILFFWRQLKLENPLLNVRVLRYPMFSLGLLLVMLTMMTMFAMMLILPIYMQGAILLSAVATGLVMLPGGLINGAISPVMGRLFDKWGPRPLLIPGTIILAITVFMYRFAVPGVSTVFLVILQAILMIAVAMIMMPAQTNGLNQIPEKLHPHGTAIYNTLMQISGAIGAALFISVMENGQQNYLTDLGVTNPSVQESLDALTYGSQQSFSTGFYLAIAAIIIALFIRKSKQGKQSD from the coding sequence ATGGTAGCACTAATAAGTGATGATTTAGAAAAAACAAAAGATATACAAGGGGTGAAAATAGGTCCACTTTTAGCGGTTTTGCTTTCAGGGGCATTTGTCGCAATTTTAAGCGAAACAATTTTAAATGTTGCCATAAATGCAATAATGACTAATTTTGAAATAAATTCAAGTGTTGCTCAGTGGCTTGTCACTGGTTACATGCTAGTTATTGGTATAGTTGTTCCGATTTCAGCTTATTTTATGCGACGTTTTTCAACGCGACAGTTATTCATAACTGCAATGTCTCTCTTTACATTAGGAACACTTATTGCGGGGTTTAGTCCTACATTTTCTATCCTATTAATTGGAAGATTAACACAAGCAGTAGGGACGGCAATAATGCTTCCTGTATTGACTAATACCATTCTAGCTGTGATTCCTATTCAACGTCGTGGAGCAGCCATGGGTATGGTAGGGCTTGTTATAATGTTTGCTCCCGCTATAGGTCCAACTTTATCTGGATTGATCATAGAAAGTTTGTCTTGGCGGTGGCTATTCTATTTGACTTTTCCTATTGCTGCTGTTTCTTTACTAATAGGAATGAAAGTGCTGGTTAACGTGACCGAGACGTCTAAGCCGAAACTTGACATTCTATCTTTTATATTATCCACGCTTGGTTTTGGTGGTATTGTGTACGGCTTTAGTGCAGCTGGAAAAGGAGATGCTAATTTTACTGATCCTTTTGTACTTACATCATTACTGGTTGGACTGACTTCATTGATTTTATTTTTTTGGAGACAGTTGAAATTGGAAAATCCCCTTCTAAATGTTAGAGTACTCCGTTATCCAATGTTTTCACTTGGTCTTTTGCTTGTCATGCTCACCATGATGACAATGTTCGCAATGATGTTAATACTTCCTATATACATGCAGGGTGCCATTCTATTAAGTGCTGTGGCAACAGGTTTAGTTATGCTTCCAGGAGGTTTAATAAACGGTGCTATTTCACCTGTTATGGGACGATTGTTTGATAAATGGGGGCCCCGTCCTTTATTAATACCCGGCACAATTATCCTTGCTATTACAGTCTTTATGTACCGTTTTGCAGTGCCAGGAGTTTCAACTGTATTTTTGGTTATATTACAAGCAATTCTAATGATTGCTGTCGCAATGATAATGATGCCTGCTCAAACCAATGGATTAAACCAAATTCCAGAAAAGCTCCACCCTCATGGGACCGCGATCTATAATACATTGATGCAAATTTCTGGTGCTATTGGGGCAGCATTATTTATAAGTGTTATGGAGAATGGTCAACAAAATTATTTGACGGATCTCGGCGTAACTAACCCTAGTGTACAGGAGTCATTGGATGCGCTCACGTATGGTTCTCAACAGAGTTTTTCTACCGGTTTTTATTTGGCAATAGCGGCTATTATTATTGCTCTCTTTATACGTAAGAGTAAACAAGGAAAACAATCGGATTAA
- a CDS encoding LLM class flavin-dependent oxidoreductase — protein MIIKNPKLKLSILDSVHVYDHTRPIETLQNVTEMVQLADALGYNRYWFTEHHNVPSMMSTSPDLLSIHAAAHTKRIRVGSGGVMLPNHSPLKVMENFSLLEGLYPGRIDLGIGRASGADGRTMMALLRSRELLVANDFPQQLDDLLSFFERSFDKSHPFSKINTPGDRTLIPELYILGASKGGLPFALEKGLGFVFAGHLAPQLAVPMLTAYRSDFKPSSYLSEPKSMLAIIVITAETKEEAEYLAGPIQLMWAQLILGKQDIKILTLDEAKNHTYTLDEERAKEINKGRFVIGSVESVAEELDQLAKASLVDEIIIADFYPNQESRKKGHRLLANKVGLI, from the coding sequence ATGATTATTAAGAATCCTAAACTAAAACTTTCAATCTTGGACTCTGTCCATGTTTATGATCATACTAGACCTATTGAAACGCTCCAAAATGTAACAGAAATGGTGCAGCTAGCAGACGCGTTAGGCTATAACCGGTATTGGTTCACAGAGCATCATAATGTACCATCCATGATGAGTACATCCCCAGATCTGTTAAGTATCCACGCCGCTGCCCATACCAAGAGAATTAGAGTTGGTTCTGGAGGGGTTATGTTGCCTAATCATAGTCCTTTAAAAGTAATGGAGAATTTTTCGCTTCTCGAAGGGTTATATCCAGGGCGAATCGATCTTGGCATAGGAAGGGCATCCGGAGCAGATGGAAGAACAATGATGGCTTTGCTACGATCTAGAGAATTATTAGTGGCAAATGACTTTCCACAACAATTGGATGATCTACTCTCATTTTTTGAACGTAGTTTTGATAAAAGTCATCCGTTCAGTAAGATTAATACACCTGGGGACAGGACCCTTATACCCGAATTGTATATATTAGGAGCGAGCAAAGGTGGTTTACCATTTGCTCTTGAAAAGGGGTTAGGTTTTGTTTTTGCAGGTCACTTGGCTCCGCAACTGGCCGTACCCATGTTAACAGCTTACCGTTCAGATTTTAAACCTTCGTCATATTTAAGTGAACCCAAAAGCATGTTGGCAATTATTGTTATAACAGCTGAAACTAAAGAAGAGGCAGAATATTTAGCAGGACCTATACAGTTAATGTGGGCTCAGTTAATACTCGGTAAACAAGATATAAAGATCCTTACTTTGGATGAAGCGAAAAATCACACGTATACACTTGACGAAGAAAGAGCAAAGGAAATAAATAAAGGACGTTTTGTTATTGGAAGTGTTGAAAGCGTTGCGGAGGAACTTGATCAATTAGCAAAAGCAAGTTTAGTCGATGAAATCATTATCGCTGATTTCTATCCCAATCAAGAAAGTCGCAAGAAAGGTCATCGTTTATTGGCAAATAAAGTAGGCTTGATTTAA